The Humulus lupulus chromosome 3, drHumLupu1.1, whole genome shotgun sequence genome window below encodes:
- the LOC133822615 gene encoding small glutamine-rich tetratricopeptide repeat-containing protein 2: protein MEVLLPNRTLSFSKPTATCFPKRRRLHRRCCFISQLEEIRVCTNRTCRRQGSLLTLETLTGIAPPTVTVKSCGCLSRCGAGPNLVALPSAVVVSHCGTAARSAEVLAALCGASWDADAAKKSLEALALRKKAEIEFDKGNFSQAELLLSQAIELKPMGGMNIIYKDRSRTRLAMDKYHEALADAKEALVFTPQYVEAYICQGDAFLAMNRFDTAEKSYLTALEIDPSIRRSKSFKARIANLQEKVASVNMP from the exons ATGGAGGTGCTGTTACCAAACAGAACCCTGTCATTCTCAAAACCAACTGCTACTTGTTTTCCCAAACGACGTCGTCTTCACCGTCGTTGTTGTTTTATCTCACAGCTCGAAGAAATCCGGGTCTGTACCAACCGAACTTGCCGAAGACAGGGTTCCCTTCTAACCCTAGAAACCCTCACCGGTATCGCTCCGCCCACCGTCACCGTCAAGTCATGCGGATGCTTAAGCCGCTGCGGCGCCGGTCCAAACCTCGTTGCATTGCCCAGCGCCGTCGTGGTCAGCCATTGTGGTACCGCAGCTCGCTCGGCTGAGGTTCTAGCCGCTCTCTGCGGAGCTTCATGGGACGCTGACGCCGCCAAGAAGAGCCTCGAAGCCCTTGCATTGAGGAAGAAAGCGGAGATCGAGTTTGATAAGGGCAATTTTTCCCAGGCCGAGTTGCTACTTTCTCAG GCTATAGAGTTAAAACCAATGGGAGGTATGAATATCATATACAAAGACAG GTCTCGTACAAGGTTGGCAATGGATAAATATCATGAAGCCCTTGCAGATGCTAAAGAGGCTTTGGTGTTTACTCCTCAGTATGTCGAG GCCTACATTTGCCAAGGTGATGCATTCCTGGCCATGAATCGATTCGATACAGCAGAGAAGTCATATTTAACAGCTCTAGAGATTGACCCATCTATTCGTCGTTCGAAATCATTCAAG GCTCGTATTGCAAATCTTCAGGAGAAAGTCGCTTCTGTAAATATGCCTTAG